TCGCCGCGCGCGACGAGCTCCGACTGCGACGGCGTGCCCGACGCTGCGCCGGCGGATGCATCGGATGTGGCGCCGCGCGCCTTGGGCGCTTCGGCTCCCGCGCTCGAGGCTCGCGCGGGCGCACCCGGCTCGGACGCTCGCGCGTTCGCGTTCGGTTCGTCGCCCCCGCCGCACGCCGCGACGGCGAGCGCGAGCACGCCCGCCGCAGCCATCGCCCTTCCCGTCGTTCTTCTCCGCATCGTCGCCCGGGCTCCTCTCCGCATTGCGGCCCGGACAGTAGCCGCGCCGCGGGCGCGCGCGAGCGCGCGGAGCGCGATCTATGGTTCGCGCCGTGGAGCACCCGGGCCCCGTCGATGCGCCGAGCGGGTCGCCGCGCGAAGCGGCGCCGCGCTGGCGCACGCGCGCGAACGCGCTCACGGCCGTGCGGCTCGCGGCCGCGCCCGCGTGCGCGCTCGCGATCGCGAGCGGCGCACACGGCGCGGCGTTCGCGCTCTTCTGGCTCGCAGTCGCGACCGACCTCGTCGACGGGCGCGTCGCGCGCCGCTACGGCGAGGCATCGCCGCTCGGCGGGCTCCTCGACCACGCCACCGACGCGACGTTCGCGTCGCTCGGCCTGCTCGCCGTGGCGCTGCGCGGCGAGGCGCCGCTCGCGCTGCCGGCGCTCGTCGCGGCGGCGTTCGTGCAGTACGTCGTCGACTCGCGCGCGACGCGGGGGCGCGCGCTGCGCGCGAGCGCGCTCGGGCGCTGGAACGGCATCGCCTACTTCGCGCTGCTCGGGGTTCCCGTCGTGCGCGACGGGCTCGGCCTCGGGTGGCCGCCCGCGGGCCTCGTGCACGCCCTCGGGCTCGCGCTCGTCGCGACGACGCTCGCCTCGATGCTCGACCGCGCGCTCGCCGCGCGCCGCGCTCGTTAGGCGCCGCCGCCGGCGGGCGCCTCGCCGAACAGCTCGCGGTTCGCGCGGCGCAGGAAGAGCAGCCCGATCGCCGCGTTGAAGAAGATGAAGAAGTTGTGCTGCACGAGGCCGAAGGCGGTCATCGCGCCCGGGTCCTGGTTCGGGAAGAGCACGACCCAGAGCGTGATCGCGACCGAGCGCATCGGCCCCGGCGTCGCGGCGCCGAAGAAGATCACCGGCAGGTAGCCGAGCATCGAGCCGAAGCCGACGTCGACGCCGAACAGGTGCAGCGCGAGCGTGTAGACGACGACCGCCGTCAGCAGCGCGGGCGAGCGCAGCGCGATGATCGTCGGGTAGTAGTGCCAGCGCGCCTCGCGGAACGCGCGGAAGACGGGGCGCTCTCGCAGCCTCACGCCGGGCGCGATCGCGCCGGTCATGAAGAGGTGGAAGAGCGCGAACGCGACGAGGATGCCGACGTACACGCGCGGGATCAGCGCGAACACCTCGGGCAGCGCGTCGCCCGAGATCCACCAGCCCACCGTCGCCCACGTCGACAGGTAGAGCAGCTCGCACAGCATGATGAAGAGCATGCTCGAGCCGAGCTCCCAGCCCGGCACGCCGTGGCGGCGATAGAGGTAGAGCCCCATCGCGCCCTTCCCCACCTGCTCGTTCAGGATCGACAGGATGTACGAGCTTCCGCGCACGGGCAGGATGTCGCGGTAGGCGACGCGCGTGTTGAACCAGTTGACGACGCGCCACACGACGGCCGAGTCGACGAGGAAGAACAGGAACGAGTACGGGACCATCAGCGCGAGCCAGCGCGGCCAGCTCACGTTCGCGAACGCGCGCCCGAGGTAGGCGAGCACCGTCGTGTGCTCGCGCGCGGCCGCGCCCGCCATGCGCGTGTAGAGATAGGCGAAGCACGCGATCGTGACGAGCCACGGCAGCAGGCGCACCCCGCGCGCGGCGAAGCTGCGCGGAGCGGCGGGAGCGGGAGCGTTGGTCATCGCGTCTCCGGGGCCGGCGCGGCGTCGTCGGCGCGCAGGCAGTGGGCGAGCGTGTCGTCGAGCGGCGTGAGCGCGATGCCGAGCCGCGCGCACGCGGGCTGCGGGTCGACGCGGTCGTCGTGTTGCAGGACGCCGAGCATCGCGCTCGTGATCGGCGGGTTCGCGAGCAGCGCGCCCGCGGCGGCGGCGAACGCGCGCGCGAGCGCGAGCGGCACGGACGCGATGCGCGGCGCCGGGCGGCCGAGCGCGCGCGCCGCGCGCGCCACGAGCTCGCGGTGCGGCAGGCACTCGGGGCCGCCGAGGTCGAGCGCGGCGCGCTCGTCGCCCGTGTCGGCCGCCGCGGCGAGGATCGCGTCGACGACGTCGCGCGCGTCGATCGGCTGCTGCAGCGTGCGGCCGCCGCCGACGAGGCGCGCGCGTGGCGCGAGCGCCTGGCGTCGCAGCGCGGAAGCCGCGTAGTCGCCGCGCCCGAGCACCATCGGCACGCGCAGGATCGTGGCCGGTACCGCGCCCGCGAGCAGCGTCTCCTCGGCCGCGCCCTTCGACGCGAGGCACGCGTTGCGCGCGCCGGGCCGCGAGCCGACGATGCTCAGGTACACGATGCGCCGCACGCCGGCCGCGGCCGCCGCGCGCGCGAGCACGCGGCAGCTCTCCTCGTGCGCGTCGCGGTAGCTCGCGCCCTTCGCCTCCTTGAGGATGCCGACGAGGTGGACGACGGCCTCGCAGCCGCGCGCGGCCTCGCGCATCGCCGCTTCGTCCGCGTAGTCGACGAGCGCGACGGGCGGGCGCGCGCTCGCGGGGAGCGCTTCGAGCTGCGCGGCCGCGCGCTGCGACCGCACGGCGGCGCGGAAGCGCGCGCCGTCGTCCGCCCGTTCGAGGAGCGCGCGTCCGAGGTGGCCGTTCGCGCCGGTGACGAGGACGGGCATGGCGGCCGATCCTAGCATCGGGCCCGCGCCCTCCGACGCGCGTTGACTTCCGCGCGCGCGAGCGGTCTCCTGTGCGCATGCAACGCATGCTCTCGCTCGCGAGCGCCGGCGCGCTCGTGCTGCTGCTCGGCCTCCTGCTCCGGCTCGCCGCGCAGCAGGCCGAGGGCCCCACCCACGTCGACCTGCGCATCGCGGAGTGGACGCCCGCGACGCTCTACCTGCCGCCGCGTCCCGGCGCGCGCGCGTTCGGCCTGCCCGAGCCCGCGCCCGAAGGCGAGCGCCCGATGGCGGTCGTGCTCGCGCACGGCTTCGCGTCCGACCGCGCGAACATGAGCCCGCTCGCGCGTTCGCTCGCGAACGCCGGCTACGCCGTGCTCGCGCTCGACCTCGCCGGCCACGGCGAGAACCGCCGCGCGGGCGGCTTCCGCGCCGCGCGCTCGCACCCGAAGAGCGACTTCCACGACGAGCTCGAGGCGGCGGTCGACTACCTGCGCGCGAGCCCGCTCGTCGACGGTGCGCGCATCGCGGTGATGGGCCACTCGATGGGCGCAGGCGCCGCGCTCGGCTACGCGTCGTGGGACCCGACGATCGACGGCGCCGTGATGATCGCGGGCGGCTGGCGCATCGCGGGCCCGCACGCGCCCGCGAACGCGCTCTTCGTCTACGCCGAGGGCGACCGGCGCGAGCTCCACGACGGCGTGAAGCGCCTGGCGTCGCGGCTCGCGGGCGGCGCGTCGCTCGCGGACGGCGAAGTGCACGGCGACTTCGCGAACGGAACGGCGGTCGCGCACGTCATGGTCGCGGGCGCGAGCCACGTCGGCATCGTGGCCGACGATGCGGCCGTGCGCGAGATCGTGCGCTGGCTCGACGCGATCGACGGGCGCGACCGCGCGCAGCCCGCGGGCCTCGACGACCCGCGGCGCGCGACGGCCGCTCTCGGCGCGCTGCTCGCCGTGCTCGTGCTGCCGGGGCTCGGGCTCGCGTGCGCGCGCCTCGCGCCGGGCGATGCGCTCGGCGCGCGCGCGCCCGCCGCGCCCGCGCGGCCGGGCGACGCGCCCGCCGGCGCCGTCGAGCTCGGCGTGCTCGTCGTCTCGCTCGTCGCCGCGCTTCCCGCGATCGCGCTCGGCTCGCCGCTGCCCGCGCTCTCGCTCGAGATCGGCGAGCTCGCCGTTCCCTACCTGACGATCGCGGGCGCGCTCGCGCTCGCGGGGCTCGCCGCGCTCGGCCGCCTCGACGTGCGCGCGCTCGTGCGCGAGCCCGCGGCCGCGCTCGCCGCCGGCGCGGCCGGCGGAGTGGCGCTCCTGCTCCTGCTCGCGCCACTCGGCTGCGTGTTCCACGGGCTCGCGCTCACGCCGGCGCGCGCGGCGATCGCGCTCGCGTGTGCGGCGCTCCTCCTGCCCGCGTTCCTCGCGCTCGAGGGCGGCGTGCGGCGCGGCGGCCTCGCGCGCGGCGTCGCACTCTCGCTCGCGGGACGGCTCCTCGTCGTCGGTGCGCTCGCCGCGGCGACGGCGCTCGGCGTGCTGCCGCGCGTCGTGTCGCTGATGCTGCCGATCCTCGGCTCGTTCCTGCTCGTGCTCGAGCTGCCGTGCGCGGCGATGCGCGCGGGCGGCGGCCGCGCGCTGCTCGCGGCGTCGTTCCAGGCGGTCGTGCTCGGCTGGGTGCTCGCGGCCGTCCTGCCCGTCTCGGTCTGACGCGGCCCGCCGACCGGGCGCGGTGCCGCGCCCAACGAGCGAACGAGCGGCCGGCGGGAGCACGGCCGCGCGCCTAACGAGTCGTCGGGTGCGCGCGGTGCGCGACGACGGCGGCGGCCGCGATCGCCGCGCACCACAGCGCGAGGCTCCCGAAGCCGGCCGCGATGCCCACCGCGTCCGACAGCGCGCCCGTGATCCACGGCAGCGCGAAGCCGCCGATCGAGCCGAGGCCGGCGACGAGGCCGACGGCGCGCCCCGGCGCCTGCGGCACGAGCCTTCCCGCGAGCGCGATCATGAGCGGGAAGACGGCCGACACCGCGACGCCGCACGCGCCGAGCAGCCAGTCGACGAGGCGCACCTCGAAGAGCACGCCGAGCCCGACCACGGCCGCGGCCGCGAGGCCCGACGCCGCCATGAGCCGCGCGTCGACGCCGCGCGTCGGCAGCAGGAGCAGGAGCCTCCCGAGCCCGATGCCGAGCCACAGCCCGCTGATCGCGCGGCCGCCCTCGGCCTCGCCGAGCGCGAGCGCGCCCATCGCGTAGGGCGTCGCGAACAGCGTGAGCGCGGCCTCGATCCCGATGTACGCGAACGCGACGGCGCAGAGCGCGAGGAAGGCCGCGCTCGTGAAGCTCCCGGGCGCGGCCCGCGCCGCGCCCGGTGCGCGCGCCGAGGGCGGCGGCAGCGGCACGAACGCGGCCCACGCCGCGAGCGCGAAATAACATGCGCCCGCCGCGCGCGAGACGGCGATCCACTCGCCGCTCCCGCCCGCCGCGTGCACGAGCCACGGCGCGACGACGGCGCCGAGGGGAACGGCCGCGTGGAGGAGCGACATCGGGCGCACCGCGTTCTCGCCCCACCGCTCGACGGTCACCGTGTTGAGCAGCGTGTCGTACACGCCGCAGCCCGCGCCGAGGAGCGCCACGTGCGCGAGCGCGCGGCCGAAGCCCATGCCGTCGTCGACGCTCGCGAGCGCGGCGCCCGCGAGCAGCGCCGAGCCGACGAAGATCGGCCGGCGCGGGTAGCGATCCACGAGCCAGCCCGAGGCGAGCACGCTCGTCCCGATGCCCGCCGAGAGCGCCGACCCGAGCAGGCCGAAGCGCGTGTGGTCGAGCGCGAGCGACTGCGCGATGCCCGGCTGGCACACGCCGAGCAGCACGAGCGAGAAGCCGAACATCAGGAACGCGGCGCCGCCGAGGGGGAGCATGCGTGGGTGGCCGCGTCAGGCCGCCGGCGCGCCGAGCCACGAGGAGCGGAACAGGAAGAACACGGCGCCGAGCAGGCAGAGCCCCGCCCACAGGAAGTCCGAGTGGATGGGCGCGCGCATGTAGAAGATGGAGAACGGCGCGAACACCGCGAGCGAGACGATCTCCTGCAGGATCTTGAGCTGCGGGAGCGAGAGCGCCGTGTAGCCGATGCGGTTCGCCGGCACCTGGAGCTGGTACTCGAAGAACGCGACGCCCCAGGCGACGAGCGCGACGACGAAGGCCGGGCGGCCGGCGAGGTCGCGCAGGTGGCCGTACCAGGCGTAGGTCATGAACGCGTTGGAGAGGACGAGCAGCAGGACGGCTTTCACGACGGCGGGCATCGCGCGCTCCGGGTGTGCCGCGAGGGGCGCGGCGGGGGCGCAGAAGCTAGGCGAGGCCCGTCGCGAGCGCCGCGCCCACGACGAGGAGCAGCGCGCCGACGAGCGCGCGCAGCGCGCCGACCGTCGTCTTCGGGAGGAGGCGCTTCCCGAGGTAGGCGCCCGCGAACGCGCACGCGGTCGCCGCCGCGACGTTCGTCCACGGGATCGACGCGTCGCCGCGCATCGTCGCGCCGAACGCGACGCCGTAGACGGCGAGGCGCGCGCCGTCGACGAGCAGCGCGATCACCGCCTGCGTCGCCGCGAACTCGGCCGGCGCGAGCCCGAGCGGCGCCAGGAAGATCGCGCGCAGCGCGCCCTGATGTCCCGAGAGGCCGCCGAAGAAGCCCGAGAGCGCGCCGCCGAGCGGCAGCCAGCGCGCCGGCGCCTCGAGACGCGCGACGCCGGGCACGAGGTCGGCGAGCGAGAACGCGACGATCGCGAGGCCGACGACGAGGCCGAGCGGTGTGACGTGCGCCGTGCGCCCGCCGAGCTGCCAGGTCGCGAGCGGCGCGAGCGCGTCGGACTGCGCGAGCTCCGTGAGCACCGCCGCGCCCGCGAACGCGGCGACGACGGCCGGCACGCCGAAGCGCGCGACGACCTCGCGCCGCGCACCGCGCGCGAGCAGCCCGAACTTGAACAGGTTGTTCGCGGCGTGCACCACCGCCGTCGACGCGATCGCGACGTCGACCGGGAAGAAGAGCGCGAAGACCGGCATCAGGAGCGTGCCGAGCCCGAAGCCCGAGAAGAGCGACACGAGCGACGCGCCGAATGCGGCTGCGCCGACGACGGCGACGTCGAGCGTCACCGCGTCACGCGCCGCGGTCGGCCGCCGCGGGTTCGGGCGGCCGCCAGGACTGCAGCTCGATCATGTTGCCTTCGGGGTCCGCGACATAGCACCAGGTGACGCGCGCCCCCGTCGCCGCGACGAGCTCGACGACGTCCCCGACCGGCGCGCCGCCGTTCGCGAGCACCTCGTCGCGTGCCGCCGCGACGTCGGCCACGGCGAACGCGATGTGCGTGAGGCCCGGGCGGTTCACCGCCGTGGGAAGGCCCGGAAGCTGCTCGTCGTAGGTGTAGATCTCGAGCGTCGGCCCGTCGGGGCCGCAGCCGGGCAGGCGCAGGTGCGCGCCGCGCAGCCGCGCGCTCGCGAGGCCCGTTCCCGCTTCGAGGGCCGGGCCCGCGTAGTCGCGCTCGGGCGGCACGGGCACGCAGCCGAGCACGGCCTCGTAGAAGCGCGCGAGCGCGCGCCAGTCGCGCGCGACGATGTTGGTGTGGACGTAGGCGGCGCCCGCGATCACGGCGGCCGACGATAGCGCTGCGTGGCTACGCGCGGCGCGGGGGCGCCGCGCGCCACTCCTCGCGCAGGAGCGCCCAGCGCTCGTGGTCGCGCCAGCGCCCGCCCACCTTCAGGTAGCGCGGCGAGAGCCCTTCGCAGCGGAACCCGAGCGCGCGCACGAGCGCGATCGAGCGCGCGTTCGCCGGCTGGATGTTCGCCTCGACGCGGTGCAGGCCGAGCGCGCCGAACGCGCGCGCGACGGCGAGCGCGACGCCCGCGCGCAGGAGGCCGCGCCCCTCGAAGGGCGCGAACGCGTAGTAGCCGAGGCAGGCCGACTGGAGCGCGCCGTGCGCGATCTCGTTCAGGTTCACGACGCCGACGAGCGCGCGCGTGCGGCGGTCGACGAGCACGTGGCACGCGCGCCCGGGCTCGCGCGCGCGGAGGAGCCAGGCGCGGAACGCGTCCGGCGTCGACGGCGCGTGGACGAACGGGCGGTGCAGCGCGCCGCTCCGCCGCGCGGCGGCGACGAAGGCCACCTCGTCGCGCGCGTCGGGCGCGCGCAGCGCGAGGTCGCGCGCGCCCGGGGCATCGAACGCCCGCGCCTTCGGGCCGCGCGCGGCGCGCGCCCGCGCGCCCTCCTTCGCCCCCGGTGCTCGCGCGGCCCGCCCGCTCACAGCTTCTTGAAGTAGCGCGCGACCGGCACGTGCCGGAAGCCCGCGGCCTCGTACGTGCTGCGCGCGGGCGCGTGCCCCGGGTCGCCGCCCGTCTCCACCATCGCCGTCGTCAGGCCCGCCTGCGCGAAGCGCGCGAGCGCGAAGCGCGTCATCGCCGCCGCGATGCCGCGGCGCTGGTGGCGCGGGTCGACGGCGATCATGTGGATCTCGCCCATGCGGTCGGCCGCGTGCGTGCGGAGCGCGACGAAGCCCGCGACCTCGCCCGCAATGAGCGCGACGAACGCCTCGCCCCCGCCGTCCGTGCACGCGGCCTCGACGGCCGCGGTCTGGCTCGCGCGCCAGTCGGCGACCTGCGCGCGGAAGATCTCCGTGCCCATCGCCTCCTCGATCGACGGGAACACGGGCTCCCACGCGCGCAGCGCGAGGCGCACGACCGCTTCGAGGTGCTCGCGGTCGAAGGGGACGATCGTCGGCACGGCGCGGAGCCTAGCGTCGAGTGCGCCGGCTCAGCGAGGCGGCGACGCCGCGCGCGCGAGCGCGCGGGCCGAGGCGGCGACGAAGCGGCGCTGGAGGCGGCGCGCGAACGGGCGGCCGAGCCGCGCGAGCGCGATCTCCGGCGCCGAGAACACCGCGATCTCGTACGTGACCTCCTTCGTCGCGGGGTCGTAGGCGACGGTGAAGCGCTCCTCGCCGCGAAGCGGGTGGCCGCGCAGCGTTCCGTAGGCGAAGGACGCGACGTCGCTCGCGCCTTCGTCGAGTGCCGCGTGGACGACGCGGCACGGGCTCACGAGCCACACGCCGAGGACGCGCACGAGCGTCGCGACCGTCTGGCCCGGCGCGACCTCGCCACGCGCGCCGTGCAGCTCGAGCCAGGGGATCTCGAAGTGACGCCACTGCGCGAGTGCGCGGCGCGCGCGCGCGTAGGTGTCGCGGCCGCGGCCGATCGCGAAGAGGTGGTGGTCGACGTCGTAGCGCGCGGCGAGGTGCTGGGGCAGCGGGGCGCCGACGTACGACGTCGCGCCGACCTCCCGGTAGCCGAACGGACGCGCAGCGTCGCCGAGCACCGCGTCGATCGCGGCCGGCGTCGGGCGCCGCAGCGTCGCGAACGTCATGCCCGTGCCCCTCGCCTCCCGCGTTCGGCCGCGCGGCCCCGACTCGTCTCCGAGCCAGGCGGCGACGGCGACGGCGACGACGAGCGCGAGCGAGCGGCGAGCGTACCTCTCCGCGCCCGCGCGTGTCGCGTCCGAGAGGGCGGTGCGCGCCGCTGCTCCGACGCTAGGCGCTGCCACCCGGGAGTGCGGCGGGACGGGACGGCTCGGCTAGGGTACGGCGCGGCGCGCGGCGCACGGCGCACGGCGCGCGCGCACTGCGCGGGGGACGAACACGCGTGGAACGCCTCTCCTCGAAGCAGACCTTCCTCTACAAGTTCGTGCTCCCCACCGTCTGGATCGTCGCGTTCGGTGGCGCGACCGCGCTGATGTTCGTCGCGCCCGAGTGGCTCGACCCGGAAGAGGACGTGAGCGTGCTCCGCTGGATCTTCCTCGCGGCGCTCGTCGCGGGCACCGCGCTCTTCTACTGGGCCTGCATGCGCGCCAAGGTCGTGTCGCTCGACGGCGCCGACTTCGTGATCTCGAACTACCGCACGACGATCCGCGTGCCCCTCCGCGACGTCGAGCGCGTCTCGGCGAGCCTCCTCGTCAACCCGGAGCTCGTGTGGCTGCACTTCCGGCGCCCGACCGAGCTCGGGAGCCGCATCGTGTTCATCCCCGAGCCGCGCGTGTTCGGCGGCTTCTCGCGGCATCCGCTCGCGCGCCGGCTCGCCGAGCTCGTCGCGGGCCCCGAGGCGTTCCACTAGCGACGGGCGCCGCCGTCACGGGTGCTGCGGCAGGTCGTCGAGGATCCGCGTCCACGGCGCCTTCGAGCCCACGTGGAAGTGCTCGCGCACCTCGATGCCCGCGTCGTCGTCGAGCGTTCCGAGGCGCACGCGCACGAAGGGGACGTCGCCCGCGTAGAGCTTCACGACCGGCGAGCCGCAGCGCGAGCAGAAGCAGCGGAGCTGGCCGGGTGACGACTCGTACCGCCCGAGCAGCTCCTCGCCCGCGACGATCCGGAAGTCGCTCGCTGCGACACTCGCGTTCGTCGCGAACGAGCTGCCCGAAGCCTTCCGGCACTGCGAGCAGTGACAGTGGATCGCCGGGCCGAACGGGCCCGTGACCTCGTAGCGGACCCCGCCGCACAGGCAGCTTCCTCGCATCATGGTCGGGTGGCTCCTCGTGCGCGCGCCGAGCGCGCGGGAAGTCGCGGGGCGCGACCGCCGACGCTACGCGGCCCGCGCGACGAGGTCGAGGAGATCGCGCGGCGCATTCGCGATCGCGTGCGCGCCGTCGAGCTCGGCGCGCGCGCCGTATCCCCATGCGACGCCGATCGAGAATGCGCCGAGCTCGCGCGCCGCGCGGACGTCGTGGTGCCGATCGCCGACCATCGCGATGCGCGCGGGCCGCGCGCCGAGCTCCTCGACACAGGCGCGGAGCACGTCCGTCTTGGAGCGGACGCCCCGCGCCCGGTCGCTCCCGACGACCGCGTCGAACCGGCCCGCGAGGCCGAGGCCGCGCACGACGGTGGCGGCCTCGTCGTGGCGCTTCGCCGTCGCGACCGCGAGCCGGTGCCCGCGCTCGCGAAGCGCGTCGAGCGCTTCCGGGATCCCCGGGAACAGCGGGCTCCGCGCCGCACCCGAGCGGCGGTACTCGACGCGATAGGCGTCGACCGCCGATGCGACGTCGTCGTCGCACGCGTCGGGCACGACCGCTGCGAAGATCTCCTCGAGCGGCGTGCCGATGAACGCGCGCAGCTCGCCGAACGAGGGCGGCGCGGCACCGAGCACGCGGATCGCGTGCGCGAGGCACGCGGTGATGCCGGGCGCGGAGTCCGCGAGCGTTCCGTCGAGGTCGAAGATCACGTGCTCGATCACGCCGCCGGCCCGTCCGTCGCGAGGCCGCGGCGACCGTCGGCGTCGCCGGGCGACCCGAACGCGCCGTCGAGCGGACGCGTCAAGCGGTGCTCGGGAATCGCGAGCTCGCCGAGCGCGAGCCGTCGTGCGCCGTCGGCCGCGAAGCCCGCCGCACGATAGAAGCGCTGCGCGCGCGCATTCGCGTCGAGCACCCAGAGCACGACCGCGACGAAGCCCGCCGACGCGAGCCGCGGCAGCTCGGCTGCGAGGAGCGCGCGCCCGACGCCCTGCCCCCACGCACGCGGCGCGACGTAGATCGCCGTGATCTCGGCGACGCGCTCCCCCAGGCCTTCGTCGCGCCGCGGCTGCGAGCTGCAGAACCCGACGACACGACCGCCCGCGCGCGCCAGCGCGACGTGGCGCACCGGCTCCGCGATGTTCGCGGCCCACTGTCGCGCTCGCACGACCGGGTCGAGCGCTTCGAGTACGGAGTCGGGAACCACGCCACGGTACGCGGCCTGCCAGCTCGCGACGTGCACGCGCGCGATGTCGTCGGCGTCGTCGGGCGTCGCGCGGCGGAGATCGAGGAGCACGTCAGTCCTCGGAGGTCGCGGCCGTGGGCTCGAGCTCGATCAGGATGTTCGACGGGCGGAGCTCGTACCCGGCTCCCGTCGATACATCCACGAGAATGCCTCCGCCGACCAGGAACGGGTGCAGCCAGATCAGGTTCCGGACCCATGTTTCGCTCGGGATGCCGCTCTCGATGGCAACCGACCGATCTCCGTATCCCGGGCTCGACGCCGTAACGATGTAGGCCGCGTTCTTGAAGCGGGGATCGTCGCTGTTGACAGTCTCGGCCGGCTTGCGACGAAGGGATATGTGCTTCCGATCCGAGCCGTCCTCCGGCGCGGGGCGAATCGTGACGGTCGCGTCCTTCGGGACCGTATCGATCGAGATCGTCTGCAGCGGTCCTCGCCGCAAGTGCATGCAACCGGTCGTCGTCGCGAGAAGCGTCGCGCAAAGAAGGACAGCAGGTGAAGGGTTCACGATCCAGCCCTCCGTGGCCGCAGCGCGGCTTGGCGAACGAAGCGGGAGGACGCCCGGTGCTTGCCCACCCCTCGAGGCTGCGAACGACGCGAGACTACACGTCGCGACGCCGGGCCCGGATCAGAACAATTGTCGTCCCACCGGGCGCGAGGTGCGCATGGGTCTGAGCTGAGCCCCAACCTGAGTCGTCTCGAACTGAGCGCCTCCTCGGTCTTGCGTCGCCCTCACTGCCTGGACCATTGGGTCCGCGAAGCGCTCCTCCGATCCCGCCCGCGAGATCAGAATCTCGGCTGTATAACGCGCCGGGGTGACGCATTCCGGCGCCGAGTGCCGCCGTCAACTCCGCTGAAGCCCGCCGCCGCCAGCTTCATCGGCTTGTTGGTTGGCTCGCGGTTCGAGATCCGGTGCACCTCATCCTGCGGTCTTCTTCCTTCCAAGCTTCCCGAGACGTTGTGCGATGAGGCTCTCCTCAGCGATTAGGCCCATTAGCGCCGTGGTGAGCGCAGCCTCGCTCCTGTAGTAGCGATCGAGCTCCTCAACAGCGACGTCCTTGGAGTGTGCCAACAGTCTCCACTGCGGTTGCCCATGCGTGCTGAATTCTTGAACGGAGTTGGACCTCGATGCAGAGCTTGTCGAACTCGGGGTTTCTCGTGGAATGAAACCGGAGTACGAGGTGAACTCCGCGATAGCCGCTTGAGGGAGGGGCATCGACGTAGTTGTCGACCCGAACCTGCTCGTGAGCTGCGCGGCTACTTGCATAGAGCGCCGCTACTTGCTGGACATCGGAATAGCTGCTGACTACGGCGCGGCAGCCACCTATGTCCTGCATCCGAGATAGCTTCATTTTGGGCGTCCGTTGAAGCTTCCTCCGGATCGATGTCGCTCGCTTGAGGCGTTGAGCGAGGACGGGTCTTGAGTTGACGCGCTTCGCCTTGGTCCGAAGGTCCATTGCGATCGTGTTGAGGGGAAAGCTGTGCGATGAACGCCAGTTGCTGAGGATGTCGAGCGCCTCGTCGAGCGGCACGGAAGACTCGCCGATCAAGCGAGCTCCGGCTCGGTTCACTCGCTCCCTGGTGTACTCGGGCCGCACCCACTCAGTTGACATGAGGCGATTCTCCCGCCGCCCCGACTACATGTTCAGCGTCAACCGCGCCGCTTCGCTCATCAGGTCGGGGCTCCACGGCGGGTCCCAGACGAGCTCGAGCTCGACGCCGGCGACGCCGGGGACGCTGCGGACCTTGTCCTCGACTTCGGGCGGGAGGGTCTCGGCGACGGGGCACATGGGCGAGGTGAGCGTCATCTGGACGAAGACGGCATTCCCTTCGCGCACCTCGATCGTGTAGATGAGGCCGAGCTCGTAGA
This genomic interval from Myxococcota bacterium contains the following:
- a CDS encoding TSUP family transporter — translated: MTLDVAVVGAAAFGASLVSLFSGFGLGTLLMPVFALFFPVDVAIASTAVVHAANNLFKFGLLARGARREVVARFGVPAVVAAFAGAAVLTELAQSDALAPLATWQLGGRTAHVTPLGLVVGLAIVAFSLADLVPGVARLEAPARWLPLGGALSGFFGGLSGHQGALRAIFLAPLGLAPAEFAATQAVIALLVDGARLAVYGVAFGATMRGDASIPWTNVAAATACAFAGAYLGKRLLPKTTVGALRALVGALLLVVGAALATGLA
- a CDS encoding DMT family protein, producing the protein MPAVVKAVLLLVLSNAFMTYAWYGHLRDLAGRPAFVVALVAWGVAFFEYQLQVPANRIGYTALSLPQLKILQEIVSLAVFAPFSIFYMRAPIHSDFLWAGLCLLGAVFFLFRSSWLGAPAA
- a CDS encoding alpha/beta fold hydrolase — translated: MQRMLSLASAGALVLLLGLLLRLAAQQAEGPTHVDLRIAEWTPATLYLPPRPGARAFGLPEPAPEGERPMAVVLAHGFASDRANMSPLARSLANAGYAVLALDLAGHGENRRAGGFRAARSHPKSDFHDELEAAVDYLRASPLVDGARIAVMGHSMGAGAALGYASWDPTIDGAVMIAGGWRIAGPHAPANALFVYAEGDRRELHDGVKRLASRLAGGASLADGEVHGDFANGTAVAHVMVAGASHVGIVADDAAVREIVRWLDAIDGRDRAQPAGLDDPRRATAALGALLAVLVLPGLGLACARLAPGDALGARAPAAPARPGDAPAGAVELGVLVVSLVAALPAIALGSPLPALSLEIGELAVPYLTIAGALALAGLAALGRLDVRALVREPAAALAAGAAGGVALLLLLAPLGCVFHGLALTPARAAIALACAALLLPAFLALEGGVRRGGLARGVALSLAGRLLVVGALAAATALGVLPRVVSLMLPILGSFLLVLELPCAAMRAGGGRALLAASFQAVVLGWVLAAVLPVSV
- a CDS encoding VOC family protein; this encodes MIAGAAYVHTNIVARDWRALARFYEAVLGCVPVPPERDYAGPALEAGTGLASARLRGAHLRLPGCGPDGPTLEIYTYDEQLPGLPTAVNRPGLTHIAFAVADVAAARDEVLANGGAPVGDVVELVAATGARVTWCYVADPEGNMIELQSWRPPEPAAADRGA
- a CDS encoding CDP-alcohol phosphatidyltransferase family protein — protein: MEHPGPVDAPSGSPREAAPRWRTRANALTAVRLAAAPACALAIASGAHGAAFALFWLAVATDLVDGRVARRYGEASPLGGLLDHATDATFASLGLLAVALRGEAPLALPALVAAAFVQYVVDSRATRGRALRASALGRWNGIAYFALLGVPVVRDGLGLGWPPAGLVHALGLALVATTLASMLDRALAARRAR
- a CDS encoding NAD(P)H-binding protein; the protein is MPVLVTGANGHLGRALLERADDGARFRAAVRSQRAAAQLEALPASARPPVALVDYADEAAMREAARGCEAVVHLVGILKEAKGASYRDAHEESCRVLARAAAAAGVRRIVYLSIVGSRPGARNACLASKGAAEETLLAGAVPATILRVPMVLGRGDYAASALRRQALAPRARLVGGGRTLQQPIDARDVVDAILAAAADTGDERAALDLGGPECLPHRELVARAARALGRPAPRIASVPLALARAFAAAAGALLANPPITSAMLGVLQHDDRVDPQPACARLGIALTPLDDTLAHCLRADDAAPAPETR
- a CDS encoding MFS transporter, whose protein sequence is MLPLGGAAFLMFGFSLVLLGVCQPGIAQSLALDHTRFGLLGSALSAGIGTSVLASGWLVDRYPRRPIFVGSALLAGAALASVDDGMGFGRALAHVALLGAGCGVYDTLLNTVTVERWGENAVRPMSLLHAAVPLGAVVAPWLVHAAGGSGEWIAVSRAAGACYFALAAWAAFVPLPPPSARAPGAARAAPGSFTSAAFLALCAVAFAYIGIEAALTLFATPYAMGALALGEAEGGRAISGLWLGIGLGRLLLLLPTRGVDARLMAASGLAAAAVVGLGVLFEVRLVDWLLGACGVAVSAVFPLMIALAGRLVPQAPGRAVGLVAGLGSIGGFALPWITGALSDAVGIAAGFGSLALWCAAIAAAAVVAHRAHPTTR
- a CDS encoding GNAT family protein, producing the protein MSGRAARAPGAKEGARARAARGPKARAFDAPGARDLALRAPDARDEVAFVAAARRSGALHRPFVHAPSTPDAFRAWLLRAREPGRACHVLVDRRTRALVGVVNLNEIAHGALQSACLGYYAFAPFEGRGLLRAGVALAVARAFGALGLHRVEANIQPANARSIALVRALGFRCEGLSPRYLKVGGRWRDHERWALLREEWRAAPPRRA